In Candidatus Methylomirabilis limnetica, a single window of DNA contains:
- a CDS encoding porin, whose amino-acid sequence MDQRKWWVRGVVLGSALLLAPAPAWADKLTELEQVFETQQQSLQQLQQEMHRLRQDRTAQQTEIDRRVMEVEKKAADAAASSLLTGYEPGKGFFLKSADGQFNLSLRGYVQTWMQIEGARNEEEFPGVVGGQDLTAAGLARHDPSTFRLRRTRIIVSGQVFNNFGFFIESEISGGAIGTRLEEGWGSYTYAPWAKVTVGQYKPRFGLEMLTSARDLDFAERAVISRALSPEQQLGATVEGTLKLATMPVYYGVGIYNGCGRVDQCAIDNDGKKEFTGRVAVSPPMPFGTLTIGLNADHRTFRIVRGNGATDANTVTRVVGGFENFNPGSPTGVRLAGNGVGGTQDGFRINGDRVTGGGDLVFDFYPFVLKGEYAYASQERDNLGASGSNLDHLIMQGGYGTIGYWLFGTKRNGLLTNLRYEHVRVDDNKGAFTSAVANEVPMELRSGTLGLTWYVNPSVRLRGNYILIDLRPGRNAVGMSNSTHGELAHQGIAELQFQF is encoded by the coding sequence ATGGATCAAAGAAAGTGGTGGGTTCGCGGTGTCGTCTTGGGCAGCGCCTTGCTGCTCGCCCCTGCTCCCGCGTGGGCCGATAAGCTCACAGAGCTCGAGCAGGTATTTGAGACGCAGCAGCAGTCACTGCAGCAGTTGCAGCAAGAGATGCACCGGCTACGGCAAGACCGGACCGCGCAACAGACCGAGATCGACAGGCGCGTGATGGAGGTGGAGAAGAAGGCCGCAGATGCCGCGGCCTCGTCACTGCTCACCGGGTATGAGCCCGGGAAGGGCTTCTTCCTGAAGTCAGCCGATGGCCAGTTCAACCTGAGCCTGCGCGGGTACGTCCAGACTTGGATGCAAATCGAAGGGGCGCGAAATGAAGAGGAGTTCCCCGGTGTGGTTGGTGGTCAGGATTTGACGGCAGCAGGGCTGGCACGGCACGACCCGAGCACATTTCGGCTGCGCCGTACTCGGATCATCGTGAGCGGCCAAGTCTTCAACAACTTCGGCTTCTTCATCGAGTCAGAGATCTCGGGAGGTGCCATCGGTACACGGCTCGAAGAGGGCTGGGGCAGCTACACGTATGCGCCGTGGGCCAAGGTGACCGTCGGGCAGTACAAGCCCCGATTCGGCCTCGAGATGCTCACCTCCGCACGGGACCTGGACTTCGCCGAGCGGGCAGTCATCTCCAGGGCGCTGTCCCCGGAGCAGCAGCTTGGTGCCACCGTCGAGGGCACGCTGAAACTCGCCACCATGCCTGTCTACTATGGGGTGGGGATCTATAACGGCTGCGGTCGGGTCGATCAGTGCGCCATCGACAACGACGGGAAGAAAGAGTTCACCGGGCGAGTGGCCGTGTCCCCCCCGATGCCCTTCGGGACTCTCACCATCGGGCTGAACGCCGACCACCGCACCTTCCGGATTGTAAGGGGGAACGGCGCGACCGATGCCAATACGGTGACGAGAGTCGTCGGCGGCTTTGAGAACTTCAACCCGGGTAGTCCGACTGGCGTCAGGCTGGCCGGTAACGGCGTCGGCGGGACCCAGGACGGCTTCCGGATCAACGGCGACCGAGTCACTGGTGGCGGCGACCTCGTCTTCGACTTCTACCCGTTTGTGCTCAAGGGGGAGTACGCCTACGCCTCCCAGGAGCGTGACAACTTGGGCGCGAGCGGTAGCAATCTCGATCACCTCATCATGCAGGGTGGCTATGGGACGATCGGCTACTGGCTCTTCGGCACCAAGCGCAATGGCCTGCTGACCAACCTCCGCTACGAGCACGTACGGGTCGATGATAACAAAGGCGCATTTACGTCTGCCGTGGCCAATGAGGTGCCGATGGAGTTGCGCTCCGGCACTCTCGGACTGACCTGGTATGTCAACCCTAGCGTCCGGCTGCGGGGGAACTACATCCTGATCGATCTCAGGCCAGGCCGGAATGCCGTCGGGATGAGCAATAGCACGCACGGCGAGCTCGCGCATCAAGGGATCGCCGAGCTGCAATTTCAGTTCTAA
- a CDS encoding STAS domain-containing protein, with protein sequence MRYRIKECKGSLIIRLDGKALDNEEARLHRVLLPLLRRHGVKVVINLTGLDELGIPELGVLGVIRQEVKAQAGTLRLYALQDDLRAQFDWNPFLQVYALYHDLESSFSQMPDLPMKRSA encoded by the coding sequence ATGCGATACCGGATCAAAGAGTGCAAAGGCAGTCTGATCATCAGGCTTGATGGGAAGGCGCTGGACAACGAGGAGGCAAGGTTACACCGAGTCCTCTTGCCGTTGCTGCGGCGCCACGGCGTGAAAGTCGTCATCAACCTGACCGGGCTTGACGAGCTCGGCATCCCGGAGCTGGGCGTCCTGGGCGTTATCCGCCAGGAGGTCAAGGCGCAGGCCGGCACCCTCCGGCTGTACGCTCTTCAAGACGACCTTCGGGCGCAATTCGATTGGAATCCCTTCCTTCAGGTCTACGCATTGTACCACGACCTTGAAAGTAGCTTCTCACAGATGCCGGACCTGCCCATGAAGCGGTCAGCCTGA
- a CDS encoding Ig-like domain-containing protein, which produces MGKSMTSMMTGLAVMFVAGLSVGWAQQATVTLVSPKDGDVIGSRMVIQWEFKPAGEVNHIHLYLDGANPGPPFGTSMELTGLSNGPHIVRIVAANPRHQEIGPEASAKVTVQGAAAPTTPLPAPRRSRAY; this is translated from the coding sequence ATGGGAAAGTCGATGACGTCGATGATGACGGGATTAGCGGTGATGTTCGTCGCGGGGCTCTCTGTCGGCTGGGCGCAGCAGGCCACGGTCACGCTCGTGTCGCCGAAGGATGGGGACGTCATAGGTTCCCGCATGGTGATCCAGTGGGAGTTCAAGCCGGCGGGGGAGGTCAACCACATCCATCTCTACCTGGACGGGGCCAACCCGGGGCCACCGTTTGGGACCTCAATGGAACTCACGGGCCTCTCGAACGGGCCGCACATCGTCAGGATCGTCGCGGCGAATCCGCGCCACCAAGAGATCGGCCCTGAGGCCAGCGCGAAAGTGACTGTGCAGGGCGCGGCGGCGCCGACCACGCCACTGCCAGCCCCCAGGCGGAGCCGAGCGTACTAG
- a CDS encoding sodium/proton-translocating pyrophosphatase: MTLSVLSHAVELPGCRIPEYQETGKRIVEIVTAAAQKDLLGPGVLSIVSPILVAFAFGAPTLGGFLPGAILTTSSARNQSCGRMIRHLPAGSTYRVTIDYGVLIAATVTR; the protein is encoded by the coding sequence GTGACCTTGTCCGTCCTTTCCCACGCTGTCGAGCTACCCGGTTGCCGGATTCCAGAGTATCAGGAGACCGGAAAACGGATCGTAGAGATTGTGACGGCTGCGGCGCAGAAGGATCTGCTGGGACCGGGCGTCCTCTCGATTGTCAGCCCGATCCTGGTCGCGTTCGCCTTCGGAGCGCCGACGCTGGGCGGCTTCCTTCCAGGAGCGATCCTCACCACCTCCAGCGCACGGAATCAGTCCTGCGGGCGAATGATCCGCCATCTGCCGGCCGGCTCCACCTACCGGGTGACGATCGACTACGGCGTCCTGATCGCGGCGACAGTCACCCGGTAG
- a CDS encoding AbrB/MazE/SpoVT family DNA-binding domain-containing protein, whose translation MDTSRMTVKGQVTIPKPIRNRLGLHPGDAVEFEEEPGGIRLKKFVSRSPFARYRGYLTHLAGQDPDSLLEALRGKAEA comes from the coding sequence ATGGACACAAGCCGGATGACCGTAAAAGGACAGGTCACGATCCCTAAGCCCATCCGTAACCGCCTTGGACTCCATCCGGGCGATGCGGTGGAGTTTGAAGAAGAGCCTGGCGGGATTCGCCTCAAGAAGTTCGTGAGCCGATCCCCCTTCGCGCGTTACCGAGGGTATCTGACCCACCTCGCAGGCCAGGACCCCGATAGTCTGCTTGAGGCGCTCCGGGGGAAGGCAGAGGCGTGA
- a CDS encoding type II toxin-antitoxin system VapC family toxin has protein sequence MITAIDTNILLDLLIPDTRFGEVSQRALDSSLQAGRLVISDMVYAELAVHFSSHHELDRFLADTGIDVVPYSPAALVLAGQTWAQYRRQRDDTLCCPQCGHIQQVNCGSCGASLRGRQRLLSDFLIGAHALSHADRLMTRDRGYYRTYFPELSLLDPAKEGT, from the coding sequence GTGATCACAGCGATCGATACCAACATCTTGCTCGATCTCCTCATTCCAGATACGCGGTTTGGCGAGGTCTCGCAGCGGGCGCTCGATAGTAGTCTTCAAGCCGGACGTCTAGTGATCAGTGACATGGTCTACGCCGAACTGGCGGTCCACTTCTCATCCCATCACGAGCTCGATAGGTTTCTCGCGGACACAGGGATTGATGTTGTTCCCTACTCACCGGCGGCGCTGGTGCTGGCGGGCCAAACATGGGCACAGTATCGCCGTCAGCGAGACGATACCCTGTGTTGTCCGCAGTGCGGGCATATCCAACAAGTGAACTGCGGGTCATGTGGAGCATCGCTCCGGGGGCGGCAACGTCTCCTCAGCGATTTTCTTATTGGGGCGCACGCGCTCAGTCACGCCGATCGTCTCATGACCCGTGATCGGGGCTATTACAGGACCTACTTTCCTGAACTATCTCTCCTGGATCCTGCGAAGGAGGGTACCTAA
- a CDS encoding 3'-5' exonuclease, protein MLPMSRDPAAPLPPESAQRISREEMSELPIRSYEGSVRLVAAPADLQRAMHDICQESVVGFDIETRPAFRPGESYLPSLVQFATAGAVYLMQVQQQDYSAVMQEIFSSEKITKAGVSVADDLRNLKKLFEFEERAVVDLGKVAKRHGLKQTGVRNLAGIFLGTRIPKGAKTTNWAAHRLTPQQIAYAATDAWACRELYLRFKQLNLV, encoded by the coding sequence ATGCTGCCCATGAGCCGGGACCCCGCCGCCCCGCTGCCGCCCGAAAGCGCTCAACGGATTTCGCGAGAGGAGATGAGCGAGCTGCCCATCCGGAGCTACGAGGGTTCGGTGCGCCTCGTTGCGGCGCCCGCAGACCTCCAGCGCGCGATGCATGACATCTGCCAGGAAAGCGTAGTCGGCTTTGACATCGAGACACGGCCCGCCTTCAGGCCCGGCGAGAGTTATCTCCCCTCCCTTGTGCAGTTCGCCACGGCAGGCGCGGTGTATCTCATGCAGGTCCAGCAGCAGGACTATTCCGCCGTGATGCAGGAGATCTTTTCGTCGGAGAAGATCACTAAGGCGGGCGTATCGGTGGCCGACGATCTGCGTAACCTGAAGAAGTTGTTTGAGTTCGAGGAAAGAGCGGTGGTGGATCTCGGCAAGGTTGCGAAGCGTCACGGCCTGAAGCAGACGGGCGTGCGCAATCTCGCAGGGATTTTTCTCGGCACGCGAATCCCCAAGGGCGCGAAGACGACGAACTGGGCTGCGCACCGCCTGACGCCGCAGCAGATCGCCTACGCTGCGACCGATGCCTGGGCGTGCCGCGAGCTGTATCTCCGCTTCAAGCAGCTGAATTTGGTCTGA